In the genome of Xanthomonas translucens pv. cerealis, one region contains:
- a CDS encoding ATPase domain-containing protein — protein MSSKVAIHCLQTGVPGLDEVLGGGLPEFSFNLIAGPPGCGKTTLAHQMMFALATPERPALYFTVLGEPPLKMLRYQQQFDFFDTAAINATIHFVNLSEETLAGDLDLVLARVVAEVEAHGPALVFVDSFRSVALASTADGNLHNNLQRFIQQLGMLMTSWQATTFLIGEYFVESDPNPVFTVADGLIWLRQSVQRNSMVRKMEIMKMRGKPSLPGLHTFRIDHSGVRVFAPVPVPVPGAPAQRSDARMPMGVPELDAMLGGGLPQGYSLLVAGPSGSGKSLLAAAFLAEGARQGDNGVLVAFERQPQRSRIPALAALIAGGQVGVVDSRAPDLSIDEILLMLVEEIERLGATRVVIDSLSAFELALAPTFREDFRESLSRMVVALAATGVTVLMTSELEDRYTDLRFSPYGTAFMTDAIIVQRYIEVDSRLRRVMAVVKVRASAHSDALREFQIDDSGIIRIGAALPQQEGLLGGRPMRKYSTHDVLDTG, from the coding sequence ATGAGCAGCAAAGTCGCCATTCATTGCCTGCAGACCGGCGTCCCAGGACTTGACGAGGTACTAGGTGGAGGATTGCCCGAGTTCTCGTTCAACCTGATCGCCGGCCCGCCCGGCTGCGGCAAGACCACACTCGCGCACCAGATGATGTTCGCGCTGGCCACGCCCGAGCGGCCGGCGCTGTACTTCACCGTGCTCGGCGAGCCGCCACTGAAGATGCTGCGCTACCAGCAGCAGTTCGATTTCTTCGACACCGCAGCGATCAATGCCACGATCCACTTCGTCAATCTCTCCGAGGAAACCCTGGCAGGCGATCTGGACTTGGTACTGGCGCGCGTCGTCGCCGAGGTGGAGGCGCACGGCCCGGCGCTGGTGTTCGTCGATTCGTTCCGCTCGGTGGCGCTGGCCAGCACTGCCGACGGCAACCTGCACAACAACCTGCAGCGCTTCATCCAGCAGCTGGGCATGCTGATGACCAGCTGGCAGGCGACCACGTTCCTGATCGGCGAATACTTCGTGGAGTCCGATCCCAATCCGGTGTTCACCGTGGCCGACGGGCTGATCTGGTTGCGGCAGAGCGTGCAGCGCAACTCGATGGTGCGCAAGATGGAAATCATGAAGATGCGCGGCAAGCCATCGCTGCCGGGGCTGCACACGTTCCGCATCGACCATTCCGGCGTGCGCGTGTTCGCGCCGGTGCCGGTGCCGGTGCCGGGCGCGCCAGCGCAGCGCAGCGACGCGCGCATGCCGATGGGCGTGCCGGAACTGGATGCGATGCTCGGCGGCGGCCTGCCGCAAGGCTATTCACTGCTGGTGGCGGGTCCTTCCGGCTCCGGCAAGAGCCTGCTCGCCGCCGCCTTCCTGGCCGAAGGCGCGCGCCAGGGCGACAACGGCGTGCTGGTCGCCTTCGAGCGACAGCCGCAGCGTTCGCGCATCCCGGCGCTGGCGGCGTTGATCGCCGGCGGCCAGGTCGGCGTGGTGGACAGCCGCGCGCCGGACCTGTCGATCGACGAGATCCTGCTGATGCTGGTCGAGGAGATCGAGCGGCTCGGCGCCACCCGCGTGGTGATCGATTCGCTGTCGGCGTTCGAGCTGGCGTTGGCGCCGACGTTCCGCGAAGACTTCCGCGAATCGCTGTCGCGCATGGTGGTGGCCTTGGCCGCGACCGGCGTCACCGTGCTGATGACCTCCGAACTGGAAGACCGCTACACCGACCTGCGCTTCAGTCCCTACGGCACCGCCTTCATGACCGATGCGATCATCGTGCAGCGCTACATCGAGGTGGACAGCCGCTTGCGCCGGGTCATGGCCGTGGTCAAGGTCCGCGCCAGCGCGCACTCGGACGCGTTGCGGGAATTCCAGATCGACGACAGCGGCATCATCCGCATCGGCGCGGCGCTGCCGCAGCAGGAAGGCCTGCTCGGCGGGCGGCCGATGCGCAAGTACAGCACGCACGACGTGCTCGACACGGGTTGA
- the fabR gene encoding HTH-type transcriptional repressor FabR, producing MTSIVPLPLPADALPARKSAISREDLLAAALKLIGPHRSVSTLSLREVTREAGIAPNSFYRQFRDMDELAVALIDLAGSSLRTIIGQARRRAAGSHRSVILSSVETFMEQLRADDKLLHVLLREGTVGSDAFKRAVDRELNYFEDELRVDLIRLAAIDHAPLHEPALVSKAITRLVFAMGATAMDLPPERDPELIRQISAMLRMIILGSRTIAASA from the coding sequence ATGACTTCCATCGTTCCCCTACCGCTGCCCGCGGACGCGCTGCCCGCGCGCAAGAGCGCGATCTCGCGCGAAGACCTGCTGGCGGCGGCGCTGAAGCTGATCGGGCCGCACCGCAGCGTGTCCACGCTGAGCCTGCGCGAAGTGACCCGCGAAGCCGGCATCGCCCCGAACAGCTTCTATCGCCAGTTCCGCGACATGGACGAACTGGCGGTGGCGCTGATCGACCTGGCCGGCAGTTCGCTGCGCACCATCATCGGCCAGGCGCGGCGGCGCGCGGCCGGCAGCCACCGCAGCGTCATCCTCAGTTCGGTGGAAACCTTCATGGAGCAGCTGCGCGCCGACGACAAGCTGCTGCACGTGCTGCTGCGCGAAGGCACGGTGGGGTCGGACGCGTTCAAGCGCGCGGTGGACCGCGAGCTGAACTACTTCGAGGACGAGCTGCGCGTGGACCTGATCCGCCTGGCCGCGATCGACCATGCGCCGCTGCACGAACCGGCGCTGGTGTCCAAGGCAATCACCCGGCTGGTGTTCGCGATGGGCGCCACTGCGATGGACCTGCCGCCGGAGAGGGACCCGGAACTGATCCGCCAGATCAGCGCGATGCTGCGCATGATCATTCTCGGCTCGCGCACGATCGCCGCTTCGGCGTAG
- a CDS encoding ferredoxin reductase, translated as MNAARRPAATRSATRALRAWVQPEVFDFWSTRLHPLWTWQRPRARLLQRERASSDAVTLILKANRHWRGLRAGQHVQLGVEIDGRRLTRSYSPTPLPGGRLAITVKAIDGGRVSQYLADTARIGETFELGQAFGDMVLPAAPQGRWLLLAAGSGITPMRALLRQLAAAGMPADVDLIYWARRSDQFCFVEELQALAAAHPRFRLHLAVTGEGAAPAPRVDTLPLAHLAGLQQAQVLACGPGGFVQAARTRLEGRVARFQAEAFSPPQLADAEHGTVAVTLARSGRVLQLPRGQSLLSALEAEGLRPKHGCRMGICNSCACGKQSGATRDLLTGAHATEPGSMLKLCINSASSDLILDL; from the coding sequence ATGAATGCTGCCCGTCGTCCTGCCGCCACCCGCTCCGCCACCCGCGCCCTGCGCGCCTGGGTGCAGCCGGAGGTGTTCGATTTCTGGTCCACGCGGCTGCATCCGCTGTGGACCTGGCAGCGCCCGCGCGCGCGGCTGCTGCAGCGCGAACGCGCCAGCAGCGACGCGGTGACCCTGATCCTCAAGGCCAACCGCCACTGGCGCGGCCTGCGCGCCGGCCAGCACGTGCAGCTGGGCGTGGAGATCGACGGGCGCCGCCTGACCCGCAGCTACAGCCCCACGCCGCTGCCGGGCGGGCGCCTGGCGATCACGGTCAAGGCGATCGACGGCGGCCGCGTCAGCCAGTACCTGGCCGACACCGCACGGATTGGCGAGACCTTCGAACTGGGCCAGGCGTTCGGCGACATGGTGCTTCCCGCGGCGCCGCAGGGGCGCTGGCTGCTGCTGGCCGCCGGCAGCGGCATCACCCCGATGCGCGCGCTGCTGCGGCAATTGGCCGCGGCCGGCATGCCCGCCGATGTGGACCTGATCTACTGGGCGCGACGCAGCGACCAGTTTTGCTTCGTCGAGGAACTGCAGGCGCTGGCCGCCGCGCACCCGCGTTTCCGCCTGCACCTGGCGGTCACCGGCGAAGGCGCCGCGCCGGCGCCGCGCGTGGACACGCTGCCGCTGGCGCACCTGGCCGGGCTGCAACAGGCGCAGGTGCTGGCCTGTGGCCCCGGCGGTTTCGTGCAGGCTGCGCGTACCCGCCTGGAGGGCAGGGTCGCGCGCTTCCAGGCCGAGGCGTTCAGTCCGCCGCAACTGGCCGATGCCGAACACGGCACGGTCGCAGTGACCCTGGCGCGTAGCGGCCGTGTGCTGCAGCTGCCGCGCGGGCAATCGCTGCTCAGCGCGCTGGAAGCCGAGGGCCTGCGCCCGAAGCACGGCTGCCGTATGGGCATCTGCAACAGCTGCGCCTGCGGCAAGCAGTCCGGGGCGACCCGCGACCTGCTCACCGGCGCGCACGCCACCGAACCGGGTTCGATGCTGAAGCTGTGCATCAACAGCGCCAGCAGCGACCTGATCCTGGACCTTTGA
- a CDS encoding fatty acid desaturase family protein: protein MAVPRNRALTPAELQAFGDELDALRARTVATLGEADARYIRRIIAAVRYTGLAGRALLFLGAFVHSVLWPAWIAGVALLTLSKILENMELGHNVMHGQYDWMGDAQLNGNTYEWDIVATGDNWRKTHNFRHHTYTNVRGMDDDIGYGLLRIFPEQRWRPFYLAQPFIAVVFALLFEWGVAIQDLRLGRWFSGKMKRGELRRTFLPVGRKMGRQILKDYVIFPALAGPFFLTVLLGNLTANVLRSIWTFVIIFCGHFTADAETFPKESIKGESRGHWYLRQLRGSSNLAGGKLLNVLSGNLSHQIEHHFYPDIPANRYAALAVEVKAICARYGQHYNTGSLPRQFGQVMWRIVRHAFPSRPQHAHRLRQATHAG from the coding sequence ATGGCTGTTCCCCGCAACCGCGCACTGACCCCGGCCGAACTGCAGGCCTTCGGCGACGAACTCGACGCGCTGCGCGCGCGCACCGTCGCCACCCTGGGCGAGGCCGACGCGCGCTACATCCGCCGCATCATCGCCGCGGTGCGCTACACCGGCCTGGCCGGGCGCGCGCTGCTGTTCCTAGGCGCGTTCGTGCACAGCGTGCTGTGGCCGGCGTGGATCGCCGGCGTGGCGCTGCTGACCCTGTCCAAGATCCTGGAGAACATGGAGCTGGGCCACAACGTGATGCACGGCCAGTACGACTGGATGGGCGATGCGCAGCTCAACGGCAACACCTACGAGTGGGATATCGTCGCCACCGGCGACAACTGGCGCAAGACGCACAACTTCAGGCACCACACCTACACCAACGTGCGCGGCATGGACGACGACATCGGCTACGGCCTGTTGCGGATCTTCCCCGAGCAGCGCTGGCGCCCGTTCTACCTGGCGCAGCCGTTCATCGCGGTGGTATTCGCGCTGCTGTTCGAATGGGGCGTGGCGATCCAGGACCTGCGTCTGGGCCGCTGGTTCTCCGGCAAGATGAAGCGCGGCGAGCTGCGCCGCACCTTTCTGCCGGTCGGGCGCAAGATGGGCCGGCAGATCCTGAAGGACTACGTGATCTTCCCGGCGCTGGCCGGCCCGTTCTTCCTGACCGTGCTGCTGGGCAACCTCACCGCCAACGTGCTGCGCAGCATATGGACCTTCGTGATCATCTTCTGCGGCCACTTCACCGCCGATGCGGAGACGTTCCCGAAGGAGTCGATCAAGGGCGAGTCGCGCGGCCACTGGTATCTGCGCCAGCTGCGCGGTTCGTCCAACCTGGCCGGCGGCAAGCTGCTGAACGTGCTCTCGGGCAACCTGAGCCACCAGATCGAACACCACTTCTACCCGGACATCCCGGCCAACCGCTACGCGGCGTTGGCGGTGGAGGTGAAGGCGATCTGCGCGCGCTACGGCCAGCACTACAACACCGGCTCGCTGCCGCGCCAGTTCGGCCAGGTGATGTGGCGGATCGTGCGCCACGCCTTCCCGAGCCGGCCGCAGCATGCCCACCGCTTGCGGCAGGCGACCCACGCGGGTTGA
- a CDS encoding polycystic kidney disease 1-like 3 encodes MTSSAAAAHDPASSSVVDGLPRRPQLLRQNATRSGRPAPVPTAASSWVSLPAQTHADLASLMSPPVTADLPPGTRGPLGALLRHAARKEALDAAVAGSPPSAAPSTSSAVPPSTSSSAAGTPPPVATAGASATTAAPSAVKHIKLVKQPDATLQSLSSQQLGSLAQALNLAPVDAHALHDPAARAQLLADMRERLDMGLHSVFKRYDCLEENEIIKRSRLMSHSNITLSDRERLQWLAEHTHLWLRERTVTDPHTRLERTEVDIYFDGEADEARQQIGTTIKGGVGQVYRWAKEAGSLVAKALGEREDVRIRRVCGLSLGGGSAQMFAAGLQGARRLSHPPSLVLADPALFNRAQVKHALADSPHYDLRSSHGVIITLNAAHAPRRNLVDNLKTVRLHGTGLVRISLGLKPDDGRDGAPPQPSANRFYGYHANVHHYSKALNRFLSDATEPAAAHPASAGSVARVGDCSH; translated from the coding sequence GTGACGTCTTCGGCGGCCGCGGCGCACGATCCGGCATCGTCGTCGGTCGTCGACGGCTTGCCGCGCCGTCCGCAGCTGTTGCGCCAGAACGCAACTCGGTCCGGCCGTCCCGCGCCGGTGCCCACCGCGGCGTCCAGTTGGGTCAGCTTGCCGGCGCAGACCCACGCCGACTTGGCGAGCCTGATGTCCCCTCCCGTCACCGCGGATCTTCCGCCGGGAACGCGCGGTCCATTGGGCGCGTTGCTGCGCCATGCAGCGCGCAAGGAAGCGTTGGACGCCGCCGTCGCGGGAAGCCCGCCGAGCGCGGCGCCATCCACGTCGTCAGCTGTGCCGCCCTCCACCAGCAGCAGTGCGGCCGGCACGCCGCCGCCAGTCGCCACCGCGGGCGCGTCAGCGACCACCGCGGCGCCATCGGCGGTGAAGCACATCAAGCTGGTGAAGCAACCGGATGCGACGCTGCAGTCGCTGTCCTCGCAGCAGCTGGGCAGCCTGGCGCAGGCATTGAACCTTGCTCCGGTCGACGCGCACGCGCTGCACGATCCTGCCGCCCGCGCCCAGCTGTTGGCAGACATGCGCGAGCGTCTGGACATGGGCTTGCACAGCGTGTTCAAGCGCTACGACTGCCTTGAAGAGAATGAAATCATCAAACGATCCCGTTTGATGTCACATTCGAATATCACGCTGAGCGACCGTGAACGGTTGCAGTGGCTGGCGGAGCATACCCACCTGTGGCTGAGAGAGAGGACCGTTACCGATCCGCACACCCGGTTGGAAAGGACCGAGGTCGATATCTATTTCGACGGTGAGGCCGATGAAGCCAGACAGCAGATTGGCACGACTATCAAGGGCGGCGTTGGCCAGGTCTATCGGTGGGCCAAGGAAGCCGGCAGCCTCGTTGCGAAGGCATTGGGAGAGCGAGAGGATGTCAGGATACGGCGCGTTTGCGGCCTGTCGTTGGGCGGCGGCTCGGCACAGATGTTCGCCGCCGGGCTGCAAGGCGCACGCAGGCTCAGCCATCCGCCATCGCTGGTCCTGGCCGACCCGGCGCTGTTCAATCGGGCGCAGGTGAAGCATGCGCTCGCGGACAGCCCGCATTACGATCTCAGGTCATCCCATGGCGTGATCATCACGCTCAATGCGGCGCATGCGCCGCGCCGCAACCTGGTCGACAACCTCAAGACGGTGCGTTTGCATGGCACCGGCCTGGTGCGTATCAGCCTGGGCCTGAAGCCGGACGACGGCCGCGACGGAGCGCCGCCCCAGCCCTCCGCCAATCGTTTCTATGGCTATCACGCGAATGTCCACCACTACAGCAAGGCGCTGAACCGGTTCCTGAGCGATGCGACGGAGCCGGCCGCCGCGCACCCTGCATCCGCCGGCAGCGTGGCGCGCGTCGGCGACTGCAGCCACTGA
- the poxB gene encoding ubiquinone-dependent pyruvate dehydrogenase has product MARHLAETLHSAGVERIWGVTGDSLNGLTDALRQMDSIQWMHVRHEEVAAFAAGAEAALSGKLAVCAGSCGPGNLHLINGLFDCHRSHQPVLAIAAHIPSSEIGLGYFQETHPQELFRECSHYVELISNPAQMPEVLHRAMRTAILKQGVAVVVIPGDVALQELPKGTSSAWPALTPPRILPADADLERLAELLQASAATTLLCGSGCAGAHDELVALADLLGAPIVHALRGKEYVEWDNPFDVGMTGLIGFSSGYQAMLNCDTLLMLGTDFPYRQFYPQDAAIVQVDRDPAALGRRTPLQLGIAADVRETIAALLPKLQRREQRDFLEKSLAHYRKAREGLDALAVAAAPGEPLHPQFLTRMIDALADEDAIFSCDVGTPTVWAARYLTMNGKRRLLGSFNHGSMANAMPQALGAQAQFPHRQVISLSGDGGFSMLMGDFISLAQLGLPVKVVVYNNASLGFVAMEMKSAGYLDTGTDLSNPDFAAMSNAMGILGLRVDASAQLEPALRQAFAHPGPVLLDVRVATQELVIPPAIKLEQAKGMGLYLLRAVMSGRGDEVVELVKTNLR; this is encoded by the coding sequence ATCGCCCGGCATCTGGCCGAAACCCTGCACAGCGCCGGGGTCGAACGCATCTGGGGCGTCACCGGCGACAGTCTCAACGGGCTGACCGATGCGTTGCGGCAGATGGACAGCATCCAGTGGATGCACGTGCGCCACGAGGAGGTGGCCGCGTTCGCGGCCGGCGCCGAGGCCGCGCTGAGCGGCAAGCTCGCGGTCTGCGCCGGCAGCTGCGGGCCGGGCAACCTGCACCTGATCAACGGCCTGTTCGATTGCCATCGCAGCCATCAGCCGGTGCTGGCGATCGCCGCGCATATCCCTTCTTCCGAGATCGGCCTGGGCTACTTCCAGGAAACCCATCCGCAGGAGCTGTTCCGCGAATGCAGCCACTATGTCGAACTGATCAGCAATCCGGCGCAGATGCCGGAGGTGCTGCACCGGGCGATGCGCACCGCGATCCTGAAACAGGGCGTGGCAGTGGTGGTGATTCCCGGCGACGTGGCGCTGCAGGAGCTGCCCAAGGGCACGTCGAGCGCATGGCCGGCGTTGACGCCGCCGCGGATCCTGCCGGCCGATGCCGACCTGGAACGCCTGGCCGAACTGCTGCAGGCGAGCGCGGCGACCACGCTGCTGTGCGGCAGCGGCTGCGCCGGCGCACACGACGAACTGGTGGCGCTGGCCGACCTGCTCGGCGCGCCGATCGTGCACGCGCTGCGCGGCAAGGAATACGTGGAGTGGGACAACCCGTTCGATGTCGGCATGACCGGCCTGATCGGTTTCAGTTCCGGCTATCAGGCCATGCTCAACTGCGACACGCTGCTGATGCTCGGCACCGATTTCCCGTACCGCCAGTTCTATCCGCAGGACGCGGCCATCGTGCAGGTCGATCGCGATCCAGCCGCGCTGGGCCGGCGCACGCCGCTGCAGCTGGGCATCGCCGCCGACGTGCGCGAGACCATCGCCGCATTGCTGCCGAAACTGCAGCGGCGCGAACAGCGCGACTTCCTGGAAAAATCGCTGGCGCACTACCGCAAGGCGCGCGAAGGCCTCGACGCGCTGGCCGTGGCCGCTGCGCCCGGCGAACCGCTGCATCCGCAGTTCCTGACCCGGATGATCGATGCGCTGGCCGACGAGGACGCGATCTTCAGTTGCGATGTCGGCACGCCCACGGTGTGGGCGGCGCGCTACCTGACCATGAACGGCAAGCGCCGCCTGCTCGGCTCGTTCAACCATGGCTCGATGGCCAACGCGATGCCGCAGGCGCTGGGCGCGCAGGCGCAGTTCCCGCACCGGCAGGTGATCTCATTGTCCGGCGACGGCGGCTTCAGCATGCTGATGGGCGACTTCATCTCGCTGGCGCAACTGGGCCTGCCGGTGAAGGTGGTGGTCTACAACAATGCCTCGCTCGGCTTCGTGGCGATGGAGATGAAATCGGCCGGGTATCTGGACACCGGCACCGACCTGAGCAACCCGGACTTCGCGGCGATGAGCAATGCGATGGGCATCCTCGGCCTGCGCGTGGACGCATCGGCGCAACTGGAGCCGGCGCTGCGCCAGGCCTTCGCGCATCCGGGGCCGGTGCTGCTCGATGTGCGCGTGGCCACCCAGGAGCTGGTGATTCCGCCGGCGATCAAGCTGGAGCAGGCCAAGGGCATGGGCCTGTACCTGCTGCGTGCGGTGATGAGCGGGCGCGGCGACGAGGTCGTGGAACTGGTCAAGACCAACCTGCGCTGA
- a CDS encoding sensor histidine kinase, translating into MPRSLLRQLLLIWIVILAACLGMAVVLFGLYRHSEGVRVGEAQARLQADCTRIVQRYNGASAAARGSDGAGLAAVVVQLVLADAAGVEGGIWERQRGFIAYAYPTYDGSEHKTDVPTAERNAIVATAQRAVGGQQSLQYQRDGQRETLLIAACALDRTTAAWAMTRVAATGEASAGRPLAVGMALILALAVVSAVALGWVVRRWSQRLRAIQLALATPAEVPTIPATGAPELDRLGAAVTDYAQRSAQALAEARRLGAELSRHERLAALGRMTATVAHEIRNPIATLRLALENQIAAGEGGFDEAQAQLMLAQIQRLDGVVESLLGMVQPIRLQRQTVALQPWLQALLDPAEWGEPAPPIALQLADAPGEWMLDPQQAARALHNLLRNALQHATPGTAVTLTVAADADLLRLSVANRGEPVPAPVAAHLFEPFASGRSDGNGLGLALVREIARAHGGEVRYVHHGGITSFILELPWRAS; encoded by the coding sequence ATGCCCCGTTCGCTGTTGCGGCAACTGCTGCTGATCTGGATCGTCATCCTCGCTGCCTGCCTGGGCATGGCGGTGGTGCTGTTCGGCCTGTACCGGCACAGCGAAGGCGTGCGCGTGGGCGAGGCGCAGGCACGGCTGCAGGCCGACTGCACGCGCATCGTGCAGCGCTACAACGGTGCCAGCGCGGCCGCGCGCGGCAGCGACGGCGCCGGCCTGGCTGCGGTGGTGGTGCAACTGGTGCTGGCCGACGCCGCGGGCGTGGAGGGCGGAATCTGGGAGCGGCAGCGCGGCTTCATCGCCTATGCCTATCCCACGTACGACGGCAGCGAGCACAAGACCGATGTGCCGACCGCCGAGCGCAACGCCATCGTCGCCACCGCGCAGCGCGCGGTCGGCGGCCAGCAGTCCTTGCAGTACCAGCGCGATGGCCAGCGCGAGACGCTGCTGATCGCCGCCTGCGCGCTGGACCGCACCACCGCGGCGTGGGCAATGACTCGGGTCGCGGCGACCGGCGAGGCCTCGGCCGGGCGTCCGCTGGCGGTGGGCATGGCGCTGATCCTGGCGCTGGCAGTGGTTTCGGCGGTGGCCCTGGGTTGGGTGGTGCGGCGCTGGAGCCAGCGCTTGCGCGCCATCCAGCTGGCCTTGGCGACGCCGGCGGAGGTGCCGACGATTCCGGCGACCGGCGCGCCGGAGCTGGACCGCCTCGGCGCAGCGGTCACCGACTATGCGCAGCGCAGTGCGCAGGCCCTGGCCGAGGCGCGGCGGCTTGGCGCAGAGCTGTCGCGGCACGAACGGCTGGCCGCGCTCGGGCGCATGACGGCGACCGTGGCGCACGAGATCCGCAATCCGATCGCGACCTTGCGCCTGGCCCTGGAAAACCAGATCGCGGCCGGCGAGGGCGGCTTCGACGAGGCGCAGGCGCAGCTGATGCTGGCGCAGATCCAGCGCCTGGACGGCGTGGTGGAGAGCCTGCTGGGCATGGTCCAGCCGATCCGCCTGCAACGGCAGACGGTGGCGCTGCAGCCGTGGCTGCAGGCGCTGCTGGATCCGGCCGAATGGGGCGAACCGGCGCCGCCGATCGCGCTGCAACTGGCGGACGCGCCAGGCGAGTGGATGCTGGATCCGCAGCAGGCCGCGCGCGCCTTGCACAACCTGCTGCGCAACGCGCTGCAGCACGCCACGCCCGGCACCGCGGTGACGTTGACGGTCGCCGCCGACGCCGACCTGTTGCGGCTGAGCGTGGCCAATCGCGGCGAACCGGTGCCGGCGCCGGTGGCCGCGCATTTGTTCGAACCTTTCGCCAGCGGCCGTAGCGACGGCAACGGCCTGGGCCTGGCGCTGGTGCGCGAGATCGCCCGCGCGCACGGCGGCGAGGTGCGCTACGTCCACCACGGCGGCATCACCTCCTTCATTCTGGAGCTGCCATGGCGCGCATCCTGA
- a CDS encoding sigma-54-dependent transcriptional regulator codes for MARILIVDDDTAFLSTLQATLRSFGHEVIAAADGQAGLARLRAGGIDLAFVDFRMPGMDGIALMRARQDDAQAAAVPLVMLTAYASSSNTIEAMKLGAFDHLVKPVGRADIVAVVERALQAHAGAASVPPALAAPAEEAGALLGHSAAMRTVHKRIGLAAASDLPVLVSGETGTGKELVARALHRASARAGAAFVAVNCAAIPAELIESELFGYRKGAFSGAVADRAGLIREADGGTLFLDEIGDMPLPMQAKLLRFLQEGEVSPLGGRGAQKVDVRVVAATHRELAQLVADGRFRSDLRYRLNVVPIELPPLRERGDDIVLLAQHFLEDGASAARTLSAAAQARLRAYPWPGNVRELRNAMQRCQVLVRMPTIEAHDLDEVLAGDAAAAPAETSALTLPDAIAQLEKQMIQAALVQAQGNRAEAARRLGIHRQLLYRKLDDYGLG; via the coding sequence ATGGCGCGCATCCTGATCGTCGACGACGACACCGCTTTCCTGAGCACGCTGCAGGCCACGCTGCGCTCGTTCGGCCACGAGGTGATCGCCGCCGCCGACGGGCAGGCCGGACTGGCGCGGCTGCGCGCAGGCGGCATCGATCTGGCCTTCGTCGATTTCCGCATGCCCGGCATGGACGGCATCGCGCTGATGCGCGCGCGCCAGGACGATGCGCAGGCCGCCGCGGTGCCGCTGGTGATGCTCACCGCCTATGCCTCCAGCAGCAACACCATCGAAGCGATGAAGCTCGGTGCGTTCGATCATCTGGTCAAGCCGGTGGGCCGCGCCGACATCGTCGCGGTGGTGGAGCGCGCGCTGCAGGCGCATGCCGGCGCCGCCAGCGTGCCGCCAGCGCTGGCGGCGCCGGCCGAGGAAGCCGGTGCACTGCTCGGCCACAGCGCGGCGATGCGCACCGTGCACAAGCGCATCGGCCTGGCCGCGGCCTCGGACCTGCCGGTGCTGGTCAGCGGCGAGACCGGCACCGGCAAGGAACTGGTGGCGCGCGCACTGCATCGCGCCAGCGCCCGTGCCGGCGCCGCCTTCGTCGCGGTCAACTGCGCGGCGATCCCGGCCGAGCTGATCGAAAGCGAATTGTTCGGCTACCGCAAGGGCGCCTTCTCCGGCGCCGTCGCCGATCGTGCCGGGCTGATCCGCGAAGCCGACGGCGGCACCTTGTTCCTCGACGAGATCGGCGACATGCCATTGCCGATGCAGGCCAAGTTGCTGCGTTTCCTGCAGGAAGGCGAGGTCTCGCCGCTGGGCGGGCGCGGCGCGCAGAAGGTGGACGTGCGCGTGGTCGCCGCCACCCACCGCGAGCTGGCGCAGCTGGTCGCCGACGGCCGCTTCCGCAGCGACCTGCGCTACCGGCTCAACGTGGTGCCGATCGAACTGCCGCCGCTGCGCGAGCGCGGCGACGATATCGTGCTGCTGGCCCAGCATTTCCTCGAGGACGGCGCGAGCGCGGCACGTACGCTGTCGGCGGCAGCGCAGGCGCGGCTGCGCGCCTATCCGTGGCCGGGCAATGTACGCGAGTTGCGCAATGCGATGCAGCGTTGCCAGGTGCTGGTGCGCATGCCGACGATCGAGGCGCACGACCTGGACGAGGTGTTGGCCGGCGATGCAGCCGCGGCGCCTGCGGAGACGTCGGCGCTGACCCTGCCCGATGCGATCGCGCAACTGGAGAAACAGATGATCCAGGCGGCGCTGGTGCAGGCGCAGGGCAACCGCGCCGAAGCCGCGCGCCGGCTCGGCATCCACCGCCAGCTGCTGTACCGCAAGCTCGACGATTACGGGCTGGGTTAG